In a genomic window of Arcticibacter tournemirensis:
- the nagB gene encoding glucosamine-6-phosphate deaminase, with product MSRLNLLEETRYEKLPVSVYPDPMKASLAVAQRIADLIKSKQAKGETTVLGLATGATPVRVYAELVRMHKEEGLSFKNVVTFNLDEYYPMQPDAVQSYVTFMKENLFNHIDIDPANVNIPDGTLDKDEIQAYCLDYERRISAYGGLDLQILGIGRTGHIGFNEPGSAPNSGTRLVTLDDLTRRDASFDFGGKENVPTKAITMGIGTIFKAREIILMAWNQKKAEIIKKAVEGEISSDVPATYLQLSANVEFVLDADAASELTRFDTPWLVKDCHWDEKLIKKAVIWLSKTLNKPILKLTEEDYNNHGMAQLATERGPVYNINIHIFNKVQHTITGWPGGKPDADDSQRPERAEPAKKRSIIFSPHPDDDVISMGGTFIRLADQGHEVHVAYQTSGNTAVWDDDVLRFTEFAIDFGKMQGQDSKGLEKLYENMRSFMEVKKPNQPDTEEIRNIKGLIRKGEAIAGARFAGLPDEHIHLLDLPFYDRMKTQKHVSYEDDVKIVMQLLQQVKPHQVFAAGDFADPHGTHKVCFDIILEALTRLKAAEEWTKDCWLWLYRGAWHEFDIHEIEMAVPLSPQEVERKRLAIFKHQSQKDLPVFPGDDAREFWVRAEDRNRETARAYDQLGLAEYAAMEAFIRWRF from the coding sequence ATGTCAAGATTAAATCTATTAGAGGAGACTCGTTACGAGAAACTGCCTGTAAGTGTGTATCCTGATCCGATGAAAGCTTCACTTGCAGTAGCACAAAGAATTGCTGATTTAATAAAAAGCAAACAAGCTAAAGGTGAAACTACGGTTCTGGGGCTTGCCACGGGTGCTACGCCTGTGAGGGTATATGCAGAGTTGGTGAGGATGCATAAAGAAGAAGGGCTCAGTTTTAAGAATGTAGTGACTTTCAATCTCGACGAGTATTACCCAATGCAACCTGATGCCGTTCAGAGTTATGTTACATTCATGAAAGAAAACCTGTTCAATCATATCGATATTGATCCGGCTAATGTGAATATTCCTGATGGTACTTTGGATAAAGATGAAATTCAGGCATATTGTCTCGATTATGAACGGCGTATAAGTGCCTACGGCGGTCTCGACCTTCAAATATTAGGAATAGGGAGGACAGGACATATTGGATTTAATGAGCCCGGGTCGGCGCCAAACTCGGGAACCCGTTTGGTAACGCTGGACGACCTGACCAGAAGGGATGCTTCGTTCGACTTTGGAGGCAAGGAAAATGTTCCGACAAAGGCAATTACCATGGGGATTGGTACCATCTTTAAGGCCCGCGAAATAATCCTCATGGCCTGGAATCAGAAGAAGGCCGAGATTATTAAGAAAGCTGTTGAAGGAGAAATCTCGTCTGATGTGCCGGCGACATATTTGCAACTGTCGGCGAACGTAGAGTTTGTGCTCGACGCCGATGCAGCATCAGAACTCACAAGGTTCGATACTCCATGGCTTGTAAAAGATTGTCACTGGGATGAAAAGCTTATTAAAAAGGCGGTAATATGGCTTTCGAAAACACTGAACAAGCCGATTCTGAAACTGACGGAAGAAGACTATAACAATCATGGGATGGCCCAGCTTGCCACAGAGCGCGGACCTGTATACAATATTAACATTCATATTTTCAATAAGGTACAGCATACCATTACCGGCTGGCCGGGGGGGAAACCAGATGCTGACGACAGCCAAAGGCCTGAAAGGGCAGAGCCTGCAAAGAAGAGAAGTATCATTTTCTCGCCGCATCCCGACGATGATGTGATCTCAATGGGCGGTACCTTCATCCGGTTAGCAGACCAGGGGCATGAGGTTCATGTGGCTTATCAAACATCTGGAAACACGGCAGTGTGGGACGATGATGTGCTTCGCTTCACTGAATTTGCAATAGACTTTGGCAAAATGCAGGGCCAGGACTCAAAGGGGCTTGAAAAGCTGTATGAGAACATGCGCAGTTTTATGGAAGTAAAAAAACCCAATCAGCCCGATACAGAAGAGATAAGAAATATTAAGGGCTTGATAAGAAAGGGCGAAGCTATAGCAGGTGCGCGTTTTGCCGGACTTCCGGATGAGCACATTCATCTGCTTGATCTTCCTTTTTACGACAGAATGAAAACTCAGAAACATGTCAGCTATGAGGACGATGTTAAGATCGTAATGCAACTGCTTCAGCAAGTGAAACCTCATCAGGTATTTGCTGCCGGCGACTTTGCTGATCCGCACGGTACTCACAAAGTTTGTTTTGATATTATACTGGAAGCATTAACACGGCTTAAGGCTGCGGAAGAATGGACGAAAGACTGCTGGCTATGGCTATACCGCGGAGCATGGCATGAATTTGATATCCACGAAATTGAAATGGCTGTACCATTGTCGCCACAGGAAGTAGAAAGAAAAAGGCTTGCTATCTTCAAGCACCAGTCGCAAAAAGATCTTCCGGTATTCCCCGGAGACGATGCAAGAGAGTTCTGGGTGAGAGCGGAAGACAGGAATCGTGAGACTGCCCGTGCTTACGACCAGCTTGGACTGGCTGAATATGCGGCAATGGAAGCTTTTATAAGATGGAGATTTTAA
- a CDS encoding LacI family DNA-binding transcriptional regulator has product MDKRIVRIKDIAEKADVSAGTVDRVLHNRGRVAEDVKERILTIIKEMKYEPNYSARALGSNKAYTIGALIPDYTYDPYWFDPKNGIDKAEKDLKQYGITVNQYQFIPDNRESFIEKAEEVTELRPDGIVLAPIFYKETLPFLEKWKKLKIPFVTFNTQIEDVKSLSYIGQDSYQSGFLAAKLFHYGHPESCSVLLAHIDEDISNSAHLLKKEQGFRSYFEQNNLIDQYTIRRVELQRRDYLAFMKQLDNIVEDNPDLKCIYVTTSKGYEIAAYLEQRNIEGIKVIGYDLVPKNIYYINQGIISFVINQHPRGQGYRSVHQLSDHLVFKKKVPPIKYLPLDIITKENLSYYLNEV; this is encoded by the coding sequence ATGGATAAAAGAATTGTTCGGATTAAGGATATAGCGGAGAAGGCAGACGTATCGGCGGGCACTGTAGACAGAGTGTTGCACAACAGGGGAAGAGTAGCGGAAGATGTAAAAGAGCGCATACTTACTATCATTAAAGAAATGAAGTATGAGCCTAATTATAGCGCAAGAGCTCTTGGTTCTAATAAAGCCTATACCATAGGTGCATTGATTCCTGACTATACCTATGATCCTTACTGGTTTGATCCAAAAAATGGAATCGACAAGGCAGAGAAAGATCTTAAACAATATGGAATAACAGTAAATCAGTATCAGTTTATTCCAGATAATCGTGAATCATTTATAGAAAAGGCCGAAGAAGTAACCGAACTTAGGCCAGACGGAATAGTTCTCGCCCCTATTTTCTATAAGGAAACGCTGCCATTTCTGGAGAAGTGGAAAAAGCTGAAGATTCCTTTCGTCACTTTTAATACTCAGATTGAAGATGTTAAATCCCTGAGTTATATAGGCCAGGATTCATATCAAAGTGGATTTTTGGCTGCAAAACTTTTTCATTACGGCCATCCTGAGAGTTGTTCGGTACTTCTCGCCCATATTGATGAAGATATCAGCAATTCGGCACATCTTCTGAAAAAGGAGCAGGGTTTCAGGAGTTATTTTGAGCAGAACAACCTGATCGATCAATATACTATCAGAAGAGTGGAACTTCAGAGGCGGGATTACCTCGCATTTATGAAGCAGTTGGATAACATTGTAGAGGATAACCCCGATCTGAAGTGTATTTATGTTACTACCTCTAAAGGGTATGAGATTGCAGCTTACCTTGAACAAAGAAATATAGAAGGTATAAAGGTGATTGGTTACGATCTGGTGCCTAAAAATATCTATTATATAAATCAGGGAATTATCAGCTTTGTTATAAATCAACACCCACGCGGCCAGGGATATCGAAGCGTTCATCAGCTTTCAGACCACCTTGTATTCAAAAAGAAAGTTCCTCCCATAAAATATTTGCCCTTAGATATTATTACTAAAGAGAATCTGAGCTATTATTTAAACGAGGTTTAA